In Mytilus edulis chromosome 7, xbMytEdul2.2, whole genome shotgun sequence, a single genomic region encodes these proteins:
- the LOC139483406 gene encoding uncharacterized protein, whose protein sequence is MHDERYLLFCKDHNELLCRKCVISEKHRKCKEISPLEDVIQNAKTSVKLTEIDSSLQEMKENLRLILEDRQMNISSLSASKKKLESEISAIREQINNHLDKIQDHCIAEIDKAVENLIQQIQSFLPSVTKRQKEIDDCIEDLESIKTHATDIQTFLGFKQLEIKLKQTENNIHSWINGDSLSQVMVSNQLNILLQHISKEIITFGKPIVDVKPCNISLKRRKEGQAQLMKVNMDPKRSVEHMKLELKAKTKTEANDVSGCCILPCGKFVLSNYYPSYLIICSADGKVEKTITNLVHDIHDVTCVDNETVAVISSSKKNIILVSLISGKESRIIYTSSPSHGLIYFAGNFIVCLTSGKLQWVNMQGVQDNQTNYNPSSVGSIYVSAYRNDTLYSIENTSNKIVCHIKKGNVLWKFEDEKALKCPQSITVDEHGISFVAMKGSNKVIAIAADGEKHKILLSEKDLRGSPWAIDYNSTLKSLLVANEKGGQAFLYTVSYK, encoded by the coding sequence ATGCATGACGAGAGGTACTTATTGTTTTGCAAGGACCATAACGAATTGTTGTGTAGAAAATGTGTTATTTCTGAAAAGCACAGGAAATGTAAAGAAATTTCACCACTTGAAGATGTCATTCAAAATGCTAAAACATCTGTAAAGTTAACAGAAATCGATTCCTCTCTTCAAGAAATGAAAGAAAACCTCAGACTTATTCTGGAAGACAGACAAATGAATATATCATCACTATCTGCTTCGAAAAAGAAACTGGAGTCCGAGATATCAGCGATTAGAGAGCAGATAAATAATCACCTCGATAAGATACAAGACCATTGTATTGCTGAAATAGACAAAGCTGTAGAAAATTTAATCCAACAAATACAGAGCTTCCTTCCGTCTGtgacaaaaaggcaaaaagaAATCGATGATTGCATAGAAGATTTAGAAAGCATAAAGACACATGCAACAGATATACAAACATTTTTAGGATTTAAACAAttagaaattaaattaaaacaaacagaaaacaacaTTCATTCTTGGATTAATGGTGATAGTTTGTCTCAAGTCATGGTCTCGAACCAGTTAAACATTTTATTGCAACACATCAGTAAAGAAATAATTACATTTGGAAAACCTATTGTGGATGTAAAACCATgtaatatatcattaaaaagaaGGAAAGAGGGTCAAGCTCAGTTGATGAAAGTAAATATGGACCCTAAACGATCAGTTGAACATATGAAACTAGAACTAAAAGCAAAAACTAAAACAGAAGCGAATGACGTATCAGGCTGCTGTATTTTACCTTGCGGAAAATTTGTTTTGTCAAACTATTATCCTTCTTATTTGATAATTTGTTCAGCGGATGGGAAAGTTGAAAAAACAATTACAAACCTTGTGCATGATATTCACGATGTTACATGTGTCGACAATGAAACTGTTGCCGTTATTTCAAGCTCGAAAAAGAATATAATACTCGTTAGTCTTATTTCAGGTAAAGAATCTAGAATTATCTATACGAGTTCCCCTTCTCATGGCTTAATTTACTTTGCAGGCAATTTCATTGTTTGTCTTACTAGCGGAAAATTGCAGTGGGTCAATATGCAGGGAGTCCAAGATAACCAGACTAATTACAATCCTAGCTCTGTGGGCTCAATTTATGTATCTGCATATCGCAACGATACGCTTTACTCTATTGAGAATACTTCAAATAAGATCGTCTGTCACATTAAAAAAGGAAACGTACTTTGGAAATTTGAAGACGAAAAAGCTCTTAAATGTCCTCAAAGTATAACAGTGGATGAACACGGAATCAGTTTTGTCGCAATGAAAGGATCAAACAAAGTTATTGCAATAGCAGCTGATGGTGAAAAGCATAAAATTCTCCTGTCAGAAAAAGACTTGCGTGGTTCTCCATGGGCAATAGACTACAACAGTACTTTAAAATCGTTGCTTGTTGCAAACGAAAAAGGGGGCCAAGCATTTTTGTATACTGTTAGTTACAAGTAA